In the Phycisphaerales bacterium genome, GATGATTAGTGCTGGCATTGAAAGCACTCGTTGGCAGGTCGGGGCATCAGATAGCCCGCGGGCAACAATGGCCTATATCGATAACGGCGCATTGCCAGATATGCCAACAGGACTGGATCGGTTGATACCCAATGCAACGATGTACTTACCATGGCCGGCAACATTGGCCCTACCTGATTTACCAGAGCAGGTCTCTTTAACCTTGACGTTAGATTCAAGTGTCAATCCCAATGACATTGGTAAAATTGCCGCACAGTGGAAAGAAAAAGCACCCGATGCGGTGGTTCTTATTGAAACAACGACACCCGGCGTGCGAGCAAACAATGGAATTCAGCAGCCCGCACAGATTGCACAACTGACCATGAACCTGTGGAGGTTTGGCCCCGCGACAATTCTGCTCGATCAGCCTTGGACAAAAGCAGCACCAAATCTGCGTCAAATGTCTCAACCTGATGCCACGTTCTGTGTTTGGCGCACGCTGGCTACTCAACTTACAAATCGCATCTTCGCCGGTCAGTTAGATCTCGCTGATGGTATTCACGCATGGGTTCTACAGGGACAGACACCAGCCGATGCGTGTTTAGTTTTATGGACAGACACGCATGACCCATGGTCCAGACAGACGGTCTCATTGTTATTAGGCATGGGCGATATGACCAGCACCGATCTCTTTGGCAACCGTTTTTCGGTACCGATGATCGATGGCGCTCATCTTGTAGAGATTGGACCAGAGCCGATCTTTATCGAAGGTATCGATGCATCGTTGCTGGATTTTGTGGCAACGATGGCTCTTACACCGAGTTTTGTGCCGGCAATTCATCGGGCCACTGAGATGGAATTAACCATTCGCAACCCTTGGAAAACAGCACTCATTGCCTCAATTGAATTGGAAGCTCCTGCAGGATGGCGTATCACTCCGAGAACAAGCTTTGTTAACCTGTCTCCAGCACAAGAAATCACGATTCCGATCGAAGCCGTCATCCCTGTCAATGTCACCTCTGGAACACATCTCATAGAGGCGCGTGCCGACCTGACAACCGATCGACATTATGAACTAAAACGATTGCTACCTATCCGAACAGGTCTTCCTGATGTCAGTGTCGCTGCCGCCACGCATACTGTGATTGGCCAAATGAACGATGTGGCTGTGCAGTTATCACTCGACAACCAATCTTCAAGCCTTAGAACTGTTCGAATTTCTACTGCCGGGCCTGGACTAAGACAGATCGCCCCAACGTCTCTCCAACTTGAACCCCACGGCATCACACACCATCGTCTTTTGGTTCCGGGTGGTTTTACTCCTGCAAACGATGGCACACTCTGGCTTATTCTCGAAGATGCTGATTCCAATGCTCGTCTCACAAAACCATTGGACTTGATCACTGCAGTGCAACCGTAACTTATGCGACTCGTTACCTAGACATCAGAAAGTCGTCAAAGTGCCCCCGCCTACGATCAATGACACGCTCGCTGCCAACCTTGCTTGTCTTGGTGACCGGAATGCCGACATCGCCAAGGCTATTGCACAGTCGCCTCCTTGTGAACACCTCGTCTTTGATGAATCTAAACAAGGCGATTTAACGGCCACGCGACAGGGACACCTTCTTGCCAGTCAACATCATCCAGTCAAGGAAGGGACCCAGTTCGTTGAAGATGTTGATTTAGCGGAACACGCCGCCTTCGTCATATGTGGTTTTGGATTGGGATACCATGTCCAAGCGCTCGCAAAACGACTTGGTCGAAAAGGTCTCATTATTGTATTTGAAAATGACCTTTCACTCTTGAGGGATGTCTTCTCTCGAATTGATCATTCTCAATGGCTTAAAGATTCACTCGTACTATTTGCCAACAATGCAAAAGATCGCGGCGAACTAGGCCGCCTTTTACATGGTGCTGATGGCATACTCGGACAAGGCGTGAATTTTATTGAGCACCCCTCAAGTCGTGCCCATCTTGGCACTGACACACTCCACTTCACTTCGATGATGACACAATATATTGGCACTGTTCGAACCACCCTTATGACCACGATGGTTAAAAGTGTTGATACAACCAGAAACCTACTTGGCAACATTGCTTGTTATGCCAATGCAAACAGTATCGAAGATCTTGCTGATGTAGCCAACGGAACCCTGGGCATTGTCGTATCTGCTGGCCCCAGCCTTCGCAAAAATATTGAGCTCTTACAAAACAAAGAGGTGCGCAGCCGTTTGGTCATCACAGCAGTCCAAACAGCGCTCAAGCCGTTACTCACTGCTGGTATCCGACCTGATTTTGTCACTGCACTGGATTACCATGAAATCTCCCGTCGGTTTTACGAAGATCTGCCTGCAGAGGACCTCGAGGATGTCACGCTCATCATTGATCCAAAAGTGCATCCCGGTGTAGCCGAGGCTTATCCAGGTCCAATCACATCACTCAAGAGCAACTTCCTTGAAGCAATCCTTCAAGAAGACGCACCAGGGCACCGCTCTTTGCCAGCAAGTGCGACGGTTGCACATCTGGCTTTTCTTGTAACCAAGTTTCTTGGATGTAATCCAATTGCGATGATTGGGCAGGATTTGGGATTTACGGATGGGCTCTACTACGCACCCGGTACTGCGATACATGATGTGTGGGCACCTGAGCTCAACACGTTCAACACCATTGAAATGATGGAGTGGGAGCGAATTGCCCGTCATCGCCAACACCTCAGCCAGATACCAAGTATCGATGGAGGCTCGCTTTACACAGATGGCCAAATGCTGGCCTACTTACATCAATTTGAACGGCTTTTCGAGGATGCAGAGCGCCAAGGCATTACCGTTATTGATGCAACTGAAGGTGGTGCACTCAAACAACACACAACCATCAAGCCACTGCAACAGGTTTTAGATGAACACGCCAATCTCGATCATCCACCACGACCAAAGCCAACGCCTGTATTGCAGCCCATTGACAACGCCAAAATAGTTGACCGACTCAAGTCACTCAGCGTCGATCTTATAACAATACGAGATACCGCAGATTCAACTCACACACTCGTTGAACAAATGCTTAACGATCAAGATGACTCCGCGCGTATGAAAGTGCATTTCTCACAACTCAACAAACTTCGCAAGACAATTGAGACACAAAAGCATGCTTTCGATCTACTCAGCCACCTTAATCAGTTAGGTGCGATGCAGCGCATGCGCGCAGATCGAAAAATTTCGCTTATGGAACAAAGCTCGCCATTACAATGCCAGCGAGCTCAGCTACTACGAGACCAGGCTAACGTCGCGTTGCTTCGTGAAGCTGCCCAGACACTCTGGACATTTATACAAAATACAATCGCTTGTATTAAGAGTGATCTGCCCTATACAGACAATGCTTGCCCAGCCATGCAGACCAACAATACCGAGGACACTGACCACACTTCTGTGGCAGCGCTAATACCAATCATAGATCAGGCAGATCTTGACCAGGCGATTAACGGCCAACCCGTACTTCAATTGACACTGGAACGCTTGGGACGTTCAAGCGAGCTTGATAAAATTATTGTGATCTCTAATCCCGGCTTGCCTATTCATGAAACCATTTCAACTCAGAACATTGACGTTCCAGTTGTGGTTGAACATGTCACAACCCCAATGCAAATCGATGCGGGCACTAAGTCAGCTCGTGTCTTTGCCAACTGGTGCTGGCGAGGCGGGCTTGGTGGAAATACCATCTACGACGAACTATTGCATGTCGATGCGATGTCCATGACACTGAAGAAACATGCTCTTCATGCTGGCGTTTTGGTGAATTACAGTTGGCCACTTGTAGACGTATCAAAGACATCTGGGATTGATGCTGTCGTGAACCGCTTTCGATCCAATGCTACAGAAAATCCTTTGGTCTTTACACAAGCACCTCCTGGCCTTGGGAATGCGCTTATCACAACTCATTTGTTAGACCAATATGCCAATCGTACGGGGGTTGGAATTGGCTCACTATTAGCGTATCGGCCAGCTGCTCCTCGACATGATCCAATTACTTCAGCAGCAAACGTACAAATAGATCACCGTCTCAGGCGCCCATTGCTTCGCGCTAGTTATGACACGGCACGAGGCAAAGCACTTATTGAACATGCACTATCACAACCGATCGATATTGATGATCCACTTCAAGTCGTAACAGCACTCACTGAGGCAGATCAGATGGTCGTTCACTGTCAGCCACAGCATGTCATTCTTGAGCTCACGACGCGCCGAGCTACTCAGATTCCGCATGATCCTGATACTTCTGCACTTCAACTCCAGCCAGATCTCACACTGGCTCTCGCTGAGCGGATTTTTGCTCAATTGGAGTCACCAGCTGATACTCAACTGACACTTGATGGGCGGGGCGACCCTCTCTTATTCGAAGATCTTGAAGCAGTCATTGCCATGGCTGTTGCGGCCGGTGTTGGTGGCATTCATATATGCACTGATCTACTCGATCCACCAGGCGCATCCAAGCGGCTACTCGCAGCTGATGTCGATGTCATTTCTATCAATCTCAATGCCAACACAAAAGTTGGTTACCGGAAAGCAATGGGTGTTGATCGTTTTGAAGAAGTGCTCGCCAATATTGATGAGCTTCTTTCTGGCCAAACATCGGTGGGACGGTGGCCAACACCTTGGGTCGTACCACGAATACGCCGCGATTCGTTCACTGTAGATCACATTGACGCTTTTTACGATACATGGATGACCCGATGTGGTGCCGCAATCATCGATCCAACCCCAACTCAGGTGAAAGATACTGCTCGAGTTCTTCTCACAACAACCCCCCCGCCATCCGTTCTCACTCATCGCGCTAAGCGAGAGATGACCATTCTCTGCGATGGGAGTGCTTATAAACGCGATGCAGCTGGCCAACTGCACTGCCTCGGATCAATTTTGACGGACTCACTGGCTTGGCTGCACCAACTGAATTCCATCAAGACTGATTCTAAACAGACCGTGTGGTAAAATCTGATCATGGATGAGAAAGATAGTGAGATTCTGGCAGTCATCATCGGGCGATCTGGCAGTAAGGGTGTTGCTTCTAAAAACACTCGCCTTGTCGCCGGCCTCCCCATGATTACACATACCATTGTCGATGCCCAACAAGCGCGACATATTGATCGCGTTATTGTCTCTACGGATGGCCCAGACATTGCAAGTGCTGCCAGAGATATGGGGATTGAAGTTATCACTCGACCCGCTGACCTCGCCACTGATGTGGCGACCGTCGCTGATACTGTTCGGCATGCCGTACAAGCCTCTGGACAAATGAGCCAGATCATCGTCATTTTGTACGCTAATGTGCCAGTGCGTCCAGATGATCTTATAGATCGAGCGGTGCACACACTCATTAACAGCGGCGCCGATTCAGTGCAGTCATACTCCGATGTTGGCAAGCATCATCCTTGGTGGATGGTTCAGCTAGACAGCGAAGGGCGCGTACAGGTCGAGTCCACAAAACCAATTGATAGACGACAAGACCTTCCACCACGTTTTCTACCTGATGGTGGTGTCATCGTTGTTACCAGACACAGCCTAATGACCCCAAAAAACGATCATCCGCATGCCTTTCTTGGGAATGATCGCCGTGGCATTATCTCACCACCTTCTTCGGTCTTAGATGTCGATAATGAAATTGATCTCGCTGTTGCAGAGGCGCTCCTTGCTCGCAAGCCACACAAAGACACTACTGAGGCGCTCTCGTGAAAATAGCTGATCGCACTATTGATCGTGACAGCAAGCCTTACATCATTGCTGAAATAGGCGTCAATCATGATGGCTGTTTGGAAGTTGCCCAAACACTCATAGAGAAAGCCGCACTTGCTGGCGCAGATGCCGTTAAGTTCCAAATCTTCGATGCTCAAACATTACTTTCATCAGCCGCGGGGTTAACAGAGGGGCAGATTCAAAGTGGAGAGCAAAATGCTCAAGAGATGTTACAACGACTCTCGCTTTCTTTTTCTGATCTTGATAAGGCAATTCAAACCGCACATGATCTCAACGTACATGCCATTGCCTCAGTTTTTTCAATGCAACTCGTTGATCTTTCTGCGCAACAAAATTGGGATGCCTTCAAGATTGCATCACCAGATCTCATCAACCACCCGCTGATCACTTCACTGACTCTCACCGGACGTCCTTTGTTTGTCAGCACTGGCGCATCAACGATGAAAGAGGTCCAAGCAGCTGCAAAGTTGATTGATATGCATCCTTACATTTTCATGCACTGCGTGAGCGCCTATCCCACACCTGACGAGCAAGCGCACTTGGGCGGCATCATCGCACTCGCTGAATACAATGATCAAGCCATTGGATATTCTGACCACACCACCAGCGTTGATACTGGTGGGTTAGCAATTGCGGCTGGCGCCTCAGTTCTCGAAAAGCACTTGACGCACGACCGACTCGCTGATGGACCAGATCATGCGATGAGCCTCGATTCATCCGCGTTACAAACGTACGTCTCTTTAGCACACAGAGCATATGACATGCTCGGCAATCGCATTAAAGAACCAGGGACTGTTGAGCTGGAGGTTCGCTCCCTTACTCGGCAATCATTAACATCAACCAGATCACTTTTGCAAGGAACCATCCTTCAAGCCGATGATGTCACACTCAAGCGGCCAGGAACTGGATTGCCACCTTCGGCGCTCAATCAAACAATTGGACGCCAACTCGCTGTCGATCTAAAGGCAGATGTCCCTATACAGGCGAGCGATCTCGCATGAGTACAAAACGATCGATTGTAGTGGTGACAGGCAGTCGAGCTGACTTTGCATTACTTCGTCCAGTCATGCATGCCATCAAAGATCACCAAGACTTATCGCTGCATGTCTTTGTTGTTGGTTCCCATTTGCTTGGGTCAAAACCAACGCTCAAAGAAGTTGAGGCCTGCTTCGATGTAGAACAGACCATCGAGATGCAAAAACCTGGTCCTGCGAACCGATTTCGAGATGCGGAAGCACTCGGCCGCGGCATCACCCAACTTGCCCGCGCCTTCCATCATTCATGCCCAGAGGTCGTCGTGGTGCTTGGCGATCGAATCGAAGCATTCGCAGCTGCCAGCAGTGCGGCCATCGCTGGCATTCGAGTCGCACACCTGCATGGTGGCGACCGTGCTGAGGGCGTTGCAGATGAGTCGATGCGTCATGCCATTTCAAAACTCGCTCATATTCACCTGACCGCTACCAAAAAATCTGCTCAGCGATTACAAGCCATGGGTGAAGATACAGATCGTATTCATGTGATTGGCTCACCGGCTATTGATGATCTACAGCATTTTCCCGCACTTAGTGATGATGACTTTGAACGGATAGGTGCACCAGAATTAATTTTTCTTTATCACCCAACGGGCCAGCCAGATTCGACTGAACGTGCCCGCGCCGCCTCAATACTCCAGACTGCAATGCGACATGGGCGAGTTTTGGCACTAGAGCCAAATTATGATGCCGGCCGTGATGGTGTCATGCAGGCTGCAACAGATTCGGACTGTCGGCTCATTGCCCATCTGCCTCGCCACGAATTCGTAGGGCTACTCAAGCGTGCACGTTGTCTCATCGGAAACTCGAGCGCCGGACTCATTGAATGCGCGGCCCTGGGTGTTTCCTGCATTAACGTAGGCCAACGTCAAAGTGGCCGAGAACGATCAACGAATGTAATCGATCTACCGGAAGCCGATGACGCAATGATGGATGCAGCCTTGCATTCTGTGAAGCAGGGTCCAACAAACAACCCAGAGCACCCTTTCGGGGCTGGCGAGGCTGGTAAACAGGCGGCTTCCATCTTGGCTTCATTTGATCTCATTAAGCACGCAGTCACAAAACGAAACACCTATTGACTCTGCTTTGATGGTTAATGATTGAATTGAAACAATTGCATAAATCAGTGGTTGCCAGGGGCAATAACCGGTCTATTATTCTGATAGTGACTAAGTCCATCAACATTAATTTCTCGCAGGGCTTCCCCGTGTTCCCACTCCCGGGCACGATTTTGCTGCCACATGCGATACAGCATTTGCATGTATCAGAACCCGCCCACTGTGACCTGATTGATTCCTGTTTCGAAACTGATGGGCAACTTGCTATCGCGTGTTTTTCGCCCGATCCCATTTCGATGTATGCAGAGACACCCAACATTCGACCAGCAGTCTGTATTGGGCAGATTATTCAACATCAAACAACAGACGAGGGAACGAGAGATGTTTTGCTTCATGGCATATGTCGCGCTCAGATCAATACCTTAATGGAGCCTAGTGCAAACCGTACCTTCTGCACTGCCGACCTTTCACCACTCGAAGAAATTGACAGCTTCCCCTCTCCGATGAGCGACGTGCGAGATCGGCTTCGCGAACTCCTCACAAGACATGGCCTGAGCCAACTAAAAAGTACGCAAGCTATTGTCGATTGGTTTGATAAAGAAGAGGTTACAACGCATGCGTTGCTTGAGCTGATTGGTTTTTCAATGATTCGTGACTTGGAAGTGCGATACGAGCTACTCGCAGAGGCCTCTCCGAAGCGCCGCGCCAATTTGATTTCAACAGAACTGTTACATCTCGATCAGCTCATCGCCGGCGCCCTTAATCAGCCATGGAAACAGTGGCCTAAGGGAATTTCCTGGAACTAAGGCGACAATACACGACAACGGAATTTACGATTGGGCTTACGAATAAGCTATTTATCAACTGCGCATCGAACTCATACAAGCTTGCAAAGAAGTACCGGGGCAACGTGTTGCAGCCCACTCTTGATGTGTCCGAACCTGCACCATCGACATTCGATAGTTTCTCAATATCTCGCCTAAGAACTGGCTAAGCCTTGCTCTCTGCGCTGAGTTAACCTGCTGTAAGTCATAGTTACCTAAAACAACAATTCCAATATTCCCAGGATTGTGGTTCTTCACATGCGCGCCCTGATAAGAAAGTGGGCGACAAGACCAAACACGACCAGCGGGATCAATGGCAAAGTGATATCCAATATCACCCCAGCCACGGCCTCGGTGGGCACGCCGAATGGTCTCTAGTCTACTTTGTGCACTGGCCGAATCGGAGGCATGAAATGCATCCATGCCATCATGATGAATGGTCACATACCTTGGAGGCGTCATGTTATTCATAAGACCCGGGACCGGATTCCCTTTGGCCCAATGCCCACGATTGATCATGCCATTAACACGGCCACTTGCCAGATTGGATTTGGCAGGCTGCGCCGGGCGTGGTTTATTTAATGCCCAGTCTGGCGAAGGTACTGCTTGAGCCAGTGGTTTACTCTTTGCGCAGCCAGCAAGTGTCGCCAAGCCAAGAAGTGCCACGAATGCGCGTCGAGAGGTCCCTGGTTGGAATCCTGGAAAATGCTCATTTCCCGTCGATGGATCCGAAAGACCCTTTGGCTGATCTGCATGTGGCATGTGGTACTCCGTTACGCTCCACTTCCTGGCCTTAAGGGCTCCTTAGGAGCCCTTTGTCAGAATATCCAGGTGATTGAAATAGCCGCTGCTTACGTCCGATCAACCCGTGTATCGACTTGCGAACAACCAGTACTCCAGTATACCCCTGGCCTGGCTTTTCGCCGGTCAAAAATCACCTCCAAAATAGGTCCTCTTTGATGGTCTCAGAAGACCCTGTTTCACACACTTTCAGCCCCCTCGCACCTATAATGGGAGGTCTCGAAACTTCTATTATTTCGGGCCTGGAATTCTTCATGACGAACGCTGAAAACAAATCATCCAATACAATTACTGAGCTGTCGGGCGAATACACCGCTGATTCGATCCAAGTACTTGAAGGTCTTGAAGCTATTCGCAAAAGACCTGGTATGTATGTGGGTGGATCTGGGTTACCCGCTTTGCATCATCTCGTCTACGAGTGTGTTGACAACGCTATTGACGAAGTGATGGCTGGGCACGCCACTCTTATTAATGTGCGTTTAGGCGTCGATGGTTCGTGCACTGTGATTGATGATGGCCGGGGCATGCCACTTGATCCAATGAAGCACGAGAACCCCACTATTAATGGTCGACCTGCCGTCGAGGTCATCTTGACTGAAGTGCATGCTGGTGGGAAGTTTGATGACAATGCCTACAAGGTATCGGGTGGCCTGCATGGTGTTGGCGTTAAGTGCGTCAATGCTTTATCCGAATGGACCGAAGTTGAGGTCATTAAAGACGGAAAAATTAACCTCATTTCGTTTGCTCGTGGTGACCTTATCAAACCACTTCATGTGGTTGAAAATTCTGATACAGCAATAGTAGAAGATTCGAAGACAACGGGAACACGCATCAGTTTCCTACCCGACTCAACAATTTTTGATGATTCAGTCTTCCGCTACGAGATGTTACAACACCGCCTGCGTGAACTCGCGTTCTTGAATCCTGGTGTGCGCATTGTGCTTACTGACGAACGAGTCGATCAAGACGGTGAAACACGTACAGATGATTTCCACTATGAGAACGGTTTGCTTGGTTATGTTGAGTATCTGAATCGCTCCAAAACAACAGTTGGATCGATTATTCGGATCGCTCGAATCGATGAAAAAAACGGCGTCACCGCAGAAGTTGCGATGCAATACACAGACGCAACCAATGAAGTTTTATTAGCCTTTGGCAACAACATTATCAATCCAGATGGCGGCACACATGTGGCTGGCTTCAAGACATCTTTAACACGCGTCATCAATAATTATGCCAAGCGTAACAATCTACTCAAGAATCTAACTCCAACAGGCGAAGATCTCCGCGAAGGCCTCACCGCTATCGTGTCGGTAAAACTACCTAATCCACAGTTCAACAATCAAACAAAAGAGAAGTTGCTGAATCCAGAGGTCGAAGGATTTGTCAGTGCTGCATTGACAGAACAATTTGGGGCATGGCTAGAAGAGAATCCAACAGAAGCCAGAAAACTATGCAACAAAGCAATTATTGCCGCAGAAGCGAGAGAAGCAGCCCGTCGAGCACGTGAGTTAATTAAGCGTAAAGGCGCACTTGAATCTGGGGGACTTCCACAGAAGCTTGCTGATTGTGTCACGAATGACGTAGACCGCTCTGAGCTGTTCATTGTGGAAGGCGATTCTGCTGGCGGCTCTGCCAAGGGCGGACGAGATCATGACACGCAGGCCATTTTGCCGCTGAAAGGCAAAATTCTTAACGTCGAGAAGGCACGCCTTGACCGTGTTTTAGCCTTTGACGAAATTCGAATACTGATCCAAGCATTACAGTGCGGCATTGGCGAAGACTTCGACATCTCTAAGCTTCGGTATGGACGCGTCATTATCATGACAGATGCTGATGTTGACGGCTCACATATTCGTACGCTTCTTTTGACCTTCTTTTTCCGTCAAATGAACGAACTGATACGGCAAGGCAAGGTTTACATTGCACAGCCACCTCTTTATCAGGTTTCACGAAAAAATAAAGCTGAATACGTTCTCAACGAATCTGAAATGATGCGGTTTGTCACCGAAAAAGCTATTTCTCAAGCCTCTCTTATCATTCGTGATAGCGACGATCTTGATGCACACAAACT is a window encoding:
- a CDS encoding DUF115 domain-containing protein, with the protein product MPPPTINDTLAANLACLGDRNADIAKAIAQSPPCEHLVFDESKQGDLTATRQGHLLASQHHPVKEGTQFVEDVDLAEHAAFVICGFGLGYHVQALAKRLGRKGLIIVFENDLSLLRDVFSRIDHSQWLKDSLVLFANNAKDRGELGRLLHGADGILGQGVNFIEHPSSRAHLGTDTLHFTSMMTQYIGTVRTTLMTTMVKSVDTTRNLLGNIACYANANSIEDLADVANGTLGIVVSAGPSLRKNIELLQNKEVRSRLVITAVQTALKPLLTAGIRPDFVTALDYHEISRRFYEDLPAEDLEDVTLIIDPKVHPGVAEAYPGPITSLKSNFLEAILQEDAPGHRSLPASATVAHLAFLVTKFLGCNPIAMIGQDLGFTDGLYYAPGTAIHDVWAPELNTFNTIEMMEWERIARHRQHLSQIPSIDGGSLYTDGQMLAYLHQFERLFEDAERQGITVIDATEGGALKQHTTIKPLQQVLDEHANLDHPPRPKPTPVLQPIDNAKIVDRLKSLSVDLITIRDTADSTHTLVEQMLNDQDDSARMKVHFSQLNKLRKTIETQKHAFDLLSHLNQLGAMQRMRADRKISLMEQSSPLQCQRAQLLRDQANVALLREAAQTLWTFIQNTIACIKSDLPYTDNACPAMQTNNTEDTDHTSVAALIPIIDQADLDQAINGQPVLQLTLERLGRSSELDKIIVISNPGLPIHETISTQNIDVPVVVEHVTTPMQIDAGTKSARVFANWCWRGGLGGNTIYDELLHVDAMSMTLKKHALHAGVLVNYSWPLVDVSKTSGIDAVVNRFRSNATENPLVFTQAPPGLGNALITTHLLDQYANRTGVGIGSLLAYRPAAPRHDPITSAANVQIDHRLRRPLLRASYDTARGKALIEHALSQPIDIDDPLQVVTALTEADQMVVHCQPQHVILELTTRRATQIPHDPDTSALQLQPDLTLALAERIFAQLESPADTQLTLDGRGDPLLFEDLEAVIAMAVAAGVGGIHICTDLLDPPGASKRLLAADVDVISINLNANTKVGYRKAMGVDRFEEVLANIDELLSGQTSVGRWPTPWVVPRIRRDSFTVDHIDAFYDTWMTRCGAAIIDPTPTQVKDTARVLLTTTPPPSVLTHRAKREMTILCDGSAYKRDAAGQLHCLGSILTDSLAWLHQLNSIKTDSKQTVW
- a CDS encoding acylneuraminate cytidylyltransferase family protein, coding for MDEKDSEILAVIIGRSGSKGVASKNTRLVAGLPMITHTIVDAQQARHIDRVIVSTDGPDIASAARDMGIEVITRPADLATDVATVADTVRHAVQASGQMSQIIVILYANVPVRPDDLIDRAVHTLINSGADSVQSYSDVGKHHPWWMVQLDSEGRVQVESTKPIDRRQDLPPRFLPDGGVIVVTRHSLMTPKNDHPHAFLGNDRRGIISPPSSVLDVDNEIDLAVAEALLARKPHKDTTEALS
- a CDS encoding N-acetylneuraminate synthase family protein; the protein is MKIADRTIDRDSKPYIIAEIGVNHDGCLEVAQTLIEKAALAGADAVKFQIFDAQTLLSSAAGLTEGQIQSGEQNAQEMLQRLSLSFSDLDKAIQTAHDLNVHAIASVFSMQLVDLSAQQNWDAFKIASPDLINHPLITSLTLTGRPLFVSTGASTMKEVQAAAKLIDMHPYIFMHCVSAYPTPDEQAHLGGIIALAEYNDQAIGYSDHTTSVDTGGLAIAAGASVLEKHLTHDRLADGPDHAMSLDSSALQTYVSLAHRAYDMLGNRIKEPGTVELEVRSLTRQSLTSTRSLLQGTILQADDVTLKRPGTGLPPSALNQTIGRQLAVDLKADVPIQASDLA
- the neuC gene encoding UDP-N-acetylglucosamine 2-epimerase → MSTKRSIVVVTGSRADFALLRPVMHAIKDHQDLSLHVFVVGSHLLGSKPTLKEVEACFDVEQTIEMQKPGPANRFRDAEALGRGITQLARAFHHSCPEVVVVLGDRIEAFAAASSAAIAGIRVAHLHGGDRAEGVADESMRHAISKLAHIHLTATKKSAQRLQAMGEDTDRIHVIGSPAIDDLQHFPALSDDDFERIGAPELIFLYHPTGQPDSTERARAASILQTAMRHGRVLALEPNYDAGRDGVMQAATDSDCRLIAHLPRHEFVGLLKRARCLIGNSSAGLIECAALGVSCINVGQRQSGRERSTNVIDLPEADDAMMDAALHSVKQGPTNNPEHPFGAGEAGKQAASILASFDLIKHAVTKRNTY
- a CDS encoding LON peptidase substrate-binding domain-containing protein; translated protein: MIELKQLHKSVVARGNNRSIILIVTKSININFSQGFPVFPLPGTILLPHAIQHLHVSEPAHCDLIDSCFETDGQLAIACFSPDPISMYAETPNIRPAVCIGQIIQHQTTDEGTRDVLLHGICRAQINTLMEPSANRTFCTADLSPLEEIDSFPSPMSDVRDRLRELLTRHGLSQLKSTQAIVDWFDKEEVTTHALLELIGFSMIRDLEVRYELLAEASPKRRANLISTELLHLDQLIAGALNQPWKQWPKGISWN
- a CDS encoding peptidoglycan recognition family protein, whose product is MPHADQPKGLSDPSTGNEHFPGFQPGTSRRAFVALLGLATLAGCAKSKPLAQAVPSPDWALNKPRPAQPAKSNLASGRVNGMINRGHWAKGNPVPGLMNNMTPPRYVTIHHDGMDAFHASDSASAQSRLETIRRAHRGRGWGDIGYHFAIDPAGRVWSCRPLSYQGAHVKNHNPGNIGIVVLGNYDLQQVNSAQRARLSQFLGEILRNYRMSMVQVRTHQEWAATRCPGTSLQACMSSMRS
- a CDS encoding DNA gyrase subunit B, translating into MTNAENKSSNTITELSGEYTADSIQVLEGLEAIRKRPGMYVGGSGLPALHHLVYECVDNAIDEVMAGHATLINVRLGVDGSCTVIDDGRGMPLDPMKHENPTINGRPAVEVILTEVHAGGKFDDNAYKVSGGLHGVGVKCVNALSEWTEVEVIKDGKINLISFARGDLIKPLHVVENSDTAIVEDSKTTGTRISFLPDSTIFDDSVFRYEMLQHRLRELAFLNPGVRIVLTDERVDQDGETRTDDFHYENGLLGYVEYLNRSKTTVGSIIRIARIDEKNGVTAEVAMQYTDATNEVLLAFGNNIINPDGGTHVAGFKTSLTRVINNYAKRNNLLKNLTPTGEDLREGLTAIVSVKLPNPQFNNQTKEKLLNPEVEGFVSAALTEQFGAWLEENPTEARKLCNKAIIAAEAREAARRARELIKRKGALESGGLPQKLADCVTNDVDRSELFIVEGDSAGGSAKGGRDHDTQAILPLKGKILNVEKARLDRVLAFDEIRILIQALQCGIGEDFDISKLRYGRVIIMTDADVDGSHIRTLLLTFFFRQMNELIRQGKVYIAQPPLYQVSRKNKAEYVLNESEMMRFVTEKAISQASLIIRDSDDLDAHKLEGDDLRKVVQDITRLIELVTVAERRGMHFADLLSSRDDDPDSQNRLPRYRLAWSDGSALCWNDAQAKEIMDRSNLVLEDLSQEATDAPTDSKLAILRELHENRELDVIFERLAAFNIEISDYHLVQEESVTGERLPTRYAWAIKGSGDEVDMLEAANIPDILETLRKVASRGVDVKRFKGLGEMNPEELWDTTMDPASRTLLRVTWDSASEAEQLFTTLMGEHVESRRQYIEDHALEVKNLDI